The nucleotide window gatcttttgaaagagaatcacgttataCGCCAAGAGTGTTAAGTACGCGTCGGGCTACGAACCTGTGTTCCTTtacatccacccgaaaggtcccaaaatatcgcaatcagcggctgctaaatatatgagaaagtcgaaggcatttgtacagaagtgggtacagcgatataaagtggctaaaaatgtcgatgaattaccagaacgtggttcgataggataagtgaataaaaaaatgaaaaaagaatagtgaatctgttttcgcggaatcctgctatAACaatgcggcaaggacaagcaaaattaatgtcaaaaggtttagatatatcctacgaaactatccgaacccttcttcatactcatgatctgaaatggcgcaacacaatgaagaagcctctgttgactgaaaaacttgtgacaaggcgactcgcttgggcgcatgagaatattgatagagattttgaaaatgtcatttttactgatgaatgttttATATGGGCACGTTCCGTTTTCACTCGAgtctggtcaacttccaccaataggcttgtacAGCGGACCgaaaaacatggaataaaggtgcatctttgtgGCTGCTTcgcaaagcagggattcggcactttctacctctttactgacaacctaaatgccgagaaaattataaaaatctacaaaaaggctttactgttatctgccaaacgatggttcatcagaatgAAGATTgaattctgcaggaggacaacgatcctaaacaccgcaacaagctctgtactcagtggtaAAGTCAATCTGgaatcgttacattggattggccgtcgcagtcgaccgatgcaaaccctattgaaaatgtgtggaagacacacatacactttgaagcagttgtcttacgaaattcgtcaaatctggagatccttgccattAGATTCCGCCATCAAATTGGTAGAAAGCATGACTCgaagatgccaggcaattatcgacgccggtggtgactggacatttattgaccaaattgcatcattgtttgtaatgtgcacaatgtatatataaatacgaaagtttcataaaatattttttttttataaattaacacgaacacactcttacttgacagactgtatttTCACATTCAAATTGTACAAATGTTAACTTTGAGCTATGTTACCTTACGTTTAGAAACGGTCGAAAGTGGATCTTAGCTTATCAATCTCCCAGATACCTAATACGTGAAGTGCATCTGGataattttttacagaaaatagcGGTCAATCTGCgagatataatataataaaaaaaatttcttgaaaataatgTTTGCTGGTGGTGAGTAAAATCGGATCAATGcttctcatatgtatgtactatatagcaCCCTATACTCAATATAACGGGTTTGCGGTTATTTTTTGCAACTTCGACGTTGTTAAACTCAGGAACAgtgcattaaattaaatttttggtgaTGAAACTCTAGCAAGGTCCTGTGTTTATCAATGGTGTGGCGAGTTCAGTAGAGGTCGTAGGTTACTCAAAGAAGGTATTCGTGAAAGTCGTTCAAAATCTGTTGTTCTGATATTGCAACGTCAGTGGGACCATGACCATTGCATGAActgtaaaaaacaaatttgttcaCGTTGGATCCCCCACAATTTGTTAATCGCTCAAAAAGGCTCGTGTCGATACGTCGAggcaaatgttaaaaaatacgatAGCGGTGCTGATAAATGATGACGAACCGCTTATTTACGCGTAAGAGCCCGAAAGTAAATATCAGTCGACTATATgggtgtttcaagatgagccgaatccaacaaaagttgttcgcaCACGAAGCACTTCCAAGTAAATGTTGccctttttttggaaaaactgggCGTGTCGCAATCATACCACTAGAAAAACACAGGACGGTTCATGCCGAGTGATGCACAACATTTGTTTGCCAATGGTTTTCAAAGAAATCAGAGaaaccaaccgccgaagacGGATCACTGTTCACTACGATAATGCATTTTGTGCGCTCAAAAAATTGATTGGAGGAGTCATCCTCCAAGTAGCTCTGACTTGGTATCGAACGAGTTCTTTTTATTCCATGCgtcaaaaataaactaagaggtcaacgttttACGACACCTGAGATGCCTCAATCAGAGTTCCAAAAGAGCTTAGAGGATTggttcaaaattatttgaaaaacaaatattttaggtATGGGAGATGCTGACTTCCATCAAGAGAGCAACTAATTATTGAAAGGACAATACTTTAAGCCTTATATTATATTAACGAATGGattcacaataaaaaaactACAAGACTTTTGAACATAAAACTAACGGTGGTCGCCTGGCGAGCATGGAAATCAATGAACCTGGGAAGTAGACtttcgtaaatacatacatacagacatatatggTATGTACCTTAGTGACTTTAGTGAGTTTAAGCTAAACGCTGACATTGGCAGCCGATTGCCTTTCGCctcttttgtaaaaaatataaggcACGTGTATATTTATCGGAGCCAAAACATGTTTTTGTTAACTCTACCCCTTCACTTACCTTTAAACATGCGTACACTATCAACCCTTTTCCTTTTAATTAACTGTTTCTGTTCAACAGTGTTGCAATTTCGCCAAGAAATTCGAGAATTTTGTGAAAAGCATGAAAATGCCGTCCGAAATGTCCGACGCAGTGATTGATATCAACTAATTGCGAGGAAGGTGTGATGGTGGTAGTTGCCGACAAACAGCTGCCGCTTGCCGCTGGTTTATCGTGTGGCGAATATCGCAAACTTTTTGAGTGAtccaaatcaaaattaaacGTTTCAGCGTGTTCCAATTAATGCGCTGCGATTTTATTCTGTTTCCTCTGCAAAAAGGTAAAAAGTAATGTTGCAAAAAATGGGTAAAAAGTGctgaaaagagaaaataattagGTGTCATGAGATATTGCTGCCAGCAACCGAAAAATTAATACGCCCTGCTGGGATTAAGTGATTATGTAAGCGCGTGCGAGGGGCGGCCGGCAGTTGTGCATGCGTTTACAtggaagtgtgtgtgtgtttgtgagccGCTTTGTGCGTAAATGTCAGCAGGGGCTGATGAATGCATGCGCATAAactgttttcaataaaaaatgttggcaaaaaacgagaaaaaactAAATCGGATTTCTGTTGAAACGATCAATcaaaatcgattttgtattcaACATTTCATTTGAGTTCTACAATTTGTTGCCTTGGGCGCATTTATGAGCGAATCGtcatttaatatacaaatagtaaatgtacatatatacatatgtatgtaagttagtTATGTATGCCCATATATGAGTATGCGCATAAAATCAGAAATGACATCGAACTTTAGCCGTcaatttaactataaaatttgtCGATTGTTCTTCTTCGCCTCAGAActttcaagtaaaaaaaaataaatatctccCGGCTGCAAATTCATATTGTCGTGCATTAAAATTTACAGCAGCCAATAAATTGATTCCAGAGATATGGTGCAGATtctggtataaaaaaaaaaaactaaaactggATGAGAGGAAGAGGAGGTTCAATGGAAGGagttaatgaaataataattttttgtggaaaatttctGCCAATGTTCTTTGACGAGTAGTATCTACTCTTTGCGAATGGCGAAGCCATCATTCGTAAGCGGTTTCCTAAATTCCTTTCATGCCATTGAAACACTGATGACGTTGAGTAGCCATTCGAAAAGTGCGGACGTAAACTtgaaaatatccacaaaataatttaaataatataaccAAGGTACATATTGGATATACCATTCACGAACTTCTGTGTATTGGAAAGCTCGGTCGTACACGTGTGCCGCGCAAACTCATAATCGACGGAATACACACTTAAATTGATGgaaattatcataaaattacATCACCATACACATCCGCGGTATTCTCCAGATATGGCCGCAGTGACTTTTTCATAGACCTGAAGATAATGGGAAAGAAGCCGCCGATACTGAGGCTTATTTCGAAGGAAAACCATACTACCAAAATAGTAAAAGTAGTATCAAAAAGTTTGAGCTGCGACTAGTCGGCATATCATCCCCggtacttttataaaaaatccattttttgtatAGTATATCTACCAGATCAATACCAAAGCTTATTCGAAATGATTTTTACATGAAAGCCTACCATAGGCCATAGGcgcttgaaaaaaaattaggcTCAGCAAATGCAAGAGACTTTTTTTTTGGCACGGGGCCAGTGACCAAGGAATTATACTACGAAACCATTGAATTtaggaaaaggcaaaagaacagctggtacgatgaggaatGCCGTGTCGTGTTGGAAAAAGAACAATCAGACTTCCTCGCAAcattacaatcgaccacaacattcGCGTGATGAGATAGATACCAAGAGGTAAAGAGAAAAGCTGGCCGACcacccaaggtgatctagtgaccgatgactaaagcatactaaaattatgtagGGAACACTTCTGTAgtttgctgaatggcagtgaaagcaaaacatcaggagatggtgaacccgattctccaatcgagAACGATGGAGCGGTCGTTCCATTTTCCGACCATGAAGAGCTacgaatagcaattatccgtcTGAACAACAAAGGTGCGGGAAACCGGTATTAACACCAATAGCAATGTCAGCCTCCAAATCGAACTCAGAATAACTCTTCTAAACCATGCTACTTTGGAATGAGTAGGCGATTGAGAtgaaaagtcctctctcgacggacAAAGAACCAACTCTGTAAGTCCCTAATTATACCTGCTTTGCTATATGGCGGAGATGCATTGATGATGGCAAGATCTGATGAGCtgggcgttacgagttttcattAAGAGACTGCGGAAACGCCGAGTGGATAAAAACACTACAGCTTTGAGAGTATTCGCCGGGGGATACAGcagaagaggaagaccaccaCTCCGTCGGAAAGACCAGGTTGAAAAGGACTTGGCTACATCTGAAATCTCTGATTGGAGTTAAACACCGAAAATGAAAAACGGCTGGCGCGCTCCtgcaaactcggctataaccgcgtaagcggcgTCTACTCCAGTAAAAAAGACGAAATGAAATAGAGGACGCAGAACAAACTGAAAGTGGCAGCGAAACATCAAGaaatctttgaaaaattattcagaattTTGGACCCTTCATAAATCATTAGTTCTTAATAAAAGGCGAAGGCTGAATAATGCTATATATGTTCTTAAGACGAgcaaagtttttatttgaattgcCAAATTTTAGATCTGAAACGAACACTGTCGAGTCGTGAGAAGTAATTAAGATTGTTTATCCTAAGCCTAATCTACTTTCCAAGAAATATTTGCCCCTGTTGGTACATTAACATCCGCGGAATGTCAATTGGCTAAAGCTTCGGAGAaccaaaaatctttcaaaaatacTGTTTTTGCAATCTtacttgaaaaataattgtatgGACAATATTTTCTATGCGGTTATATTCAGTTGAAATAAagttatttcattatttcaacattaaaaacgAAATGAATCGAAAAGTGCGATTAATTGATTTATGTATATCTTagaattaattgaatttttttgtttgtttttgcaataaaacATTTGATACATTAATCGGGTAATAAATATGTTCTTGGAATCCTTACCTTTCAATGAAGTATTTTTCTACATTTACTTCATCTACATATGCATTCTTGCATTTTCAATATTAACACCCACAGGTTCACAAATCTTTGACAAAATCGCTAATCGAAGATTTTTTAGATCCGCATTCGAATATAGTATAATTTAGTCGTTGAAACTGATTGTGATTCTTGTTATCATAGGTATATTTCGATCCGTCGTTTATCAGCTAACCAAATAACGTAGtttgtatctacatatatataatctaGATAGATGTCAGTTTTGGGAAATTTAGGTTTTCTCAAGTGAAGTAGGGATTACTTACCATAGTAACATCAGCAGTTGTTCTTATCATATTTATAGTAGACATAAAGCAATAACATAAGATCTTGAATTATTTATATGGTTTCTTTGTTTGATTGCAGAGCTTGAATAACATTTCGATAATTCCTGTAAATTTGTAAGAATGTTTAACTTTTCAGAACTGTAAGGTGGTCGAAGACGTCTCTCCAACTCCATCTAAAAAAGAATTTTCTGCTTGTTTTATCATGTTACACAAAAACTAACCTTAAGTTATACGAAATgtaatataaaactacattattttcttataattttcgagtttataaaaaaataaagttattttttacaGTGTTGAATTTTAAAACATAACCTTAAAATCAACTACACATGCTAATAACAGTATGAATCAAGGCATATAATACAAAtgtctgttataaatatgtaaatatttatacaaaatcgTAGATATAAcggtaacaataaaaataattacataaaaaatactaaaaatatttatgttttttgttcaaaaacaaGCAACGACATAGGTACGCAGTAAATAAGCTAAATCAATTTTCAACACTAAATCTAATGCTTAAATGTAGAAAAGAATATTGGAGAAGTGCAGCCAGGTGAGAATAGAACAACAAGAAAAATGCTACTAAAATACTATGTGGAACATAacaacaatacacacacactagCGCTGTACAGTTAGATAATATGGGATGTGTGCAACAATAACGGTTTCAAGTAGCCATTacgtagttgttgttattgcaacatTAGGTTTTCACCTTTCTCTTTATTGTCGTACGTGTCAATGAGCGTTTATCCGTACGTATTGTCGTCGTCGCCGCCGTCGTCGATTGCGTGCGCACGCTTCGGCTGCGGCTCGCAGGACCGTCTGTGCTGCTGctgcgcattgttgttgttgtcgagcTGCGCTGCTCCTTGTAGATACACATCAGCTCATCAGCACCATCTGGACAGTCAATTTTCTGCAAATACAATCAACACTTTACCAAACACTTCACAGTGCATCCGCGTGGCATAAGCTCACCTTGTCGCAGAGTTGATTGACTGTGATGCACTCGCCACTCACACAGCGCAATTGATGGGCCGCACAAGTATTTGCCGGTTTTTTGCGCTTGCTGCCGTCGTTATCTTCGTCATCAGCGGATGTGTTGGCCGGTTCGGTAGTGATGGCGATGCGCAGGGATGCTGCGGGTTGCAGGGGTGTGGTGGCACCGAAGGATGCTTTATTGCCGCTACTGATCAAGCTATTATTGTTGCGATTTGTTGTAGCGAGGCGTGAGGTGGTGGCGGCCGAGGAGTACTTGAATTTATTCTCTGTGTCGCTGGTCATCATGATTTCCTTGCTGTCACGGAAGTTtactgtaaatttatatatgtacatttgtgagATAATAAACAAAAGAGAGTGGGAGTTAGACGCAAGAACTCACCGAAACCTTTGGGTCCATCGCCGGGCACACTGTTAGTCACCTCTTCTGTCGATATGCCGCTGGTGCGATTGGTGATTTCGTGTACTTGAAACTTCGTGCCGTTCTCGTCGTCAGTGGCCGCCGTGATGTAGGTATATAAACCTTCATTAGTTTGATTGGGCGATAGGAAGCTAGCGTATGAGAATATACGTGGAAATGAATTTAAGGCGGCTTCATCGAAAGTGACCGCTGTTTCATCGCCGGAACCATACTCATCACACTCTTCCTCATCGGAACCATCGAAGCAGTCGTATTTCAAATCACAGCGCACCGACTCGGGCACACACTTCTCATTAGAGTGGCAGCGGAACTCATCCTGATGATCGCAAATCAAACAGCTCTCTTCGTCCTCACCAGCGGCGCAATCTTTGATGTTATCACACTGCCACTGCTGCGGTATGCAGGTGCGGTCATAGCAGGCGAACTCGTTATCGTAACAGTAGTCGCGTCTTCTCGTGGGATCCTCACATTTGTGCGGATCGTTGGAGTCGGGATAGATGTTGCAGTCAAACAGTTCATTTAGCGCGTCCCAGTTGGCTATGACAATGGAGCATGCTTCCAGTACGGctttaaaacaagtaagaaagtggcttatattaattgtatttttaatagtCTTTTGGTGTTGATTACCTTTGCAAATTCTCCGACAAGGCGGCAATATACCAATATGTGAAGGTCTACATTCCGGTTCTAGTGTGACGCAAATGAACTCGAGCGCACGTGTTGAACAGTTCGAGTGAACTAGTTGTTGAAAAGCTTGCTGATCGTTAAGCTGTAATTTTGTTGTCGAATTGTATGTTAAATCATAGTCCAGCACACCCTGACACATCGGCAGCGTGGTTGAGTAACAGCCGTTATCTTGTGCAGTGGTGCGAAAACCTGATGACATGGCGTGTGTGGGCTTAGACTTTGCAAGCGGTGGTATCGTGGGTGATACTTTAGCCAAAGACTTGGTTGTTGGGGTAAAGGGTTGATTTGGGGAaagaccctgtaggaaaaagaATGAGACTgtgtaaataaaagaaagtatTTGTGGACAACTTCACTTTTTATGAATTAATAGATTCCATGAAGTCTGAGTCATGTGTCTTTACTGGGGGGTAACCTTTGAAAAGTACTTTTTCCAGCTGGATTCACTTCTTACATGGAGTCAAGTCAGATTGTCGTTGTGgatttctttggcaaagcttatATTCGAAGTGACGCTAAGAAGAGGTTAAGAATTCAAGACCTAACCAGAAAAAAATAAGCGCATTTCCACTATAGTGGCGTAAATGTTATTCAAAAGAGCTTGAATTCGAAAGAGCTCGTTTTGTTAGGCCTTAACATGTTATTTCATGCATGGTCTGGTTTGAGTGCCGGTTTATAACGCAATCCTTGGAAACTATGAAGCCGATGAGCTTGCAAGAGAGGATATACTCGTTCTGATTTAAGTAGCCTGGGAACGACCCTGAGGCCCATCGGTTTCTTGAAATCTAGCATTGGATGAAACGACCTCACTTAAGTCCGGTGATTTCTGGTCGGTTCTGCGCAACTTGCAATATCATTCAACACAATGGAACACGATAGATCAGCAGGGAACTATGAGATCTATGAACTTGCAAGAAAAGACATACTTCTTCCGATTTAATTAGGCTGAGAACGACCGGGAGTTCCGTCGGCTTCTTGAAGTTTGGACGGATCAGCCTCACCTGAGTCCGGTGTTGCCTGGTCGAGAACTATTACACGCGTAACTGCCAAATCATTATGCATAATGGAACACGAACTCTATAGGGCCGTTGGAAACTATGAAATCGATGAGCTGGCAAGAAAGGATATACTCCTTCCGATTCAATCAGACTGGGAACGACCCGGAGTCCAGTCGGTTTCTTGAAGTCTAGCCCTGGAGTCTAGCTCCTGGTCGAGAACTGTCGCTAACGCGACTGCGATATCGTTTTGCGAAAGGAACACGATAGGGCCGATGAGCTTGCAAGAAAGGATACACGCGTTCCGATTTATATAGGCTGAGGATGACCCGGGGTCTCATCGGCTTTTTGAAATCTAGCACTGGACGGATCGGCTTCATGTGAGTCCGGCGCTGCGAGTTTATTTTGGCACAAAATGGAACACGATAAGGCCATTCAATACGAACAGAAGACAATTCTAGATGTTTGATAAAGGAAGCAAATATCTCGATATTTTCTTCTCAGTTGTCGTACCTTCGCTAAATCGAacaagtttaaagaaatatactATTAGCATTACAAAGGAACGATGTTTCAACTCTTCAAACAAAGACTTCGTGAATTCCGTTCATGTCTGTACCTCGACCTAACCTTATCTGATACGAACCAAATCTCAGTCCTATAGCACATCCATAAAGAAAGAACATGAATGTCCACAGACTCGGAACGCATAAGTCCAAAAGCGATTACAATTATGAATTGCTACTTACATTATTAAAGAGCCTCAAAATGCGGTGACCCTCCTCGATGGGCACACCAAAGCTGTTCTGATGCCCGTTAAAACCGCTGTAATGCAGCACATTAGTGGGTATTAGAGCCGCTTCGGCGCTGGCATATGTCGTGGTTTCAGACAGAGTCTCATCTCTGTCCTTATCAGCACCCACTTTGCTGTGCTGCTTCTTGTCGCCGGTGACAACACCTTTCGAAGGCACCACATACTTGAAGGTTGTGAGTTGCTGCTGTTTGGGCGGTGGTTGACGCGCTTGAGTGCTAATTGCACGTAAAATCGTCGATTCCTGTAGGTGTTGCCGATTGTGGTCTGTGGTTATAGCAACATTTGAATTGGTGGTGCTGATTGCCGAAGTACTTGTTGTGGTTGCAATGCTTTCATCAACACGTTGCCACACGTCCAACGTGTTTGCAACAAAGTTGATGAGCTGCGCTTCATTATCGGCTAACTGCGCCTCCTTGCTGACTTCCTGCCGTCGCCGCTGATAACGCTCCCGCGCCACACTCACATCGTGCAGCCAAATGCAATAGGTGATAATACCGAAGAATAGCAATGTGCTCGCTAGAAATATAATGGGCCAACGTAGATATTTCCAGCGACCGAAGCGCTGTAGATATGTGCGCAACACCGGCAGCGGGGGTGGCTGTTTCACGCTCGTCGCATCTTGTGTGTCCAGATAGTAGTTGCCCGTGAGTGGATACTTGTAGCGGCGCATTTGCAATTCGGCCAGATTTTCCGGACTACTGATCATACTAATGCGATATTTGCGGTGACCGTTGTCTGGTGTTGCCGCGGCACCGCTGCCATTTGAGGTGCGTCTAATGCTGTCATTCAAATCGCTCTTAGTTTGCCgtttgtcattgttgttgccacCCCAACTGCTGCGCAGCGTGGAAGCTCGTGAGTAGCCATAATTTGCATTCAGGTCGCTGTTGGCATGCAGActgctattattattgctgctgctgttattgttgttgccattacTAGTGGTGCTGTGTTGGTGTTCATTAGTGGTCACTGTTTGTATGCTGATATTCAGACCGTGTGGATATTTGGTCGCTTGCCGACGCAGACCCTCAGCCGTGCGTCCACTCGTATGCCCAAATTTCGCTGATTCTAGTTTTTTGCTCGGCACCTCGCTGTTGCTGTGGGCATCGTGTCGATTTTTTCTGCTGCTGACCATGTAATTGTTTGTTTTGCCAGTCTCGGCCATATTTATGGCCATTGCAGAAGCGTTGCCATCACATTCAAGGGCATCGCGGCCGCCGGTCGCGCTAGCCATTATGCCTTCAACTATTCACCTGTTGCGCTTTTGAAGTTTCGCCGGTGCTAATCGATTTCGCAAAGTTAAATCGGCGATCTGCTGGTGTTTCGACACACATCCAAGCACTCACACAAACGCGTGCACTCGAAGTCACCAAGAATGAAAATGTCAATTGCACTTCGGATGAGAAAGAGTAGAAGCTGCAGTATAGTCAAATGAAGCCACGGCGCGCTTAGCCATGAGCGCACTAATAGGCACGGCGCACTGTAAGCGGGATCTGCTGGCTCTTGCACTTTGATTTCGATTACGTAAGCGAACGCATCTTTTGCACACCAACCAATCAGTTAGACGGCGCGGCTCGAGTATTGGCTTGTTATTTATTGGTGTTCGGCGTAGTTCTGCAGCAGCTAAGATGTCGATTGCAGCTCATTGCTAGCTTTAACCACGCTATTTACTCATTTTATCTGCATTTATTGTGGGCTTGGTGATTTGCTAATGCTTTGGTGGGGTGCGTTGCAGTGATTCTCTGGTGTGGCATTAAAGTTTTAGTGGCTCACGTTGCTGTAGAATAGAACAAAAAGGTAAAGCAAACAATAAGACGTTGATTAGATGAAAATGGAAAGTATTAAAAAGTGATAAaattactattaattttttttaatttactcaataaagtcaaaaaaatcgtaaTTCTTAATTGCATAACtccaaacaaaaatgtttattttaaactaCAGGGACGGCACCTTGATTGAAACTCATTTCGAAGAAGACCATGAACAAAAGGTTatttgtaacacctaaaactaGAAAATATCGGATAACAATCTCTCGATTTTATCGAAATCGGGCTAAGCCATGCTCACGTCACATATCTTCCTTTTAAGGAGGGTCTCTTATTCGTGgatgttgtttctttttcattgggggcatTGATAAcgtagcgggtcccaaacccagcgcataacccGCCTTCAAACaaatgttctttggctacccagagaatacttggtctaagaccggatgTCATGAGcagcttgagccatatgtaaaagaatcgtttctggacacttccaagtgaatggcgctcagagaactttactCACTTACATGAACTTCGACATATGGCTCCATCCTCCCTTCACATATAACACAACTTAAAATTCCAGccaattctttcactttccagcgTATAAATCAAGCGCCAACGAATATATCGGAACAAAACTTTGAAAATGTGTGCCTTTAAGGTGTGTTATCACAAGTCTAAAAATTGTCGACATTGGATTATAACTTTTCAAACCCACCGATACCGAATGCCCATGActgaattattattgaaaatatcgatctatctgtgagatataatattgaaatttgaagAGAAGTTTTTCTTTCTAATATTTTGCCGTGTTATCAAAATTGGGCAAAATCGGGTCAACACTTTACTtaacttatatatttaatttaaatattttcaaacttccggttgactttataccgcatattttagtatattgtatattgtgcattatgtgagttatcttaatgcaGCTCAGAgaacttatatttttaataaaagtgtgTACTTGTGCCTTAAATAGATACTTTGGGTCAGTTAGTAGGGTTGAGTCATAATCGACGGATCTCGTTTGGACACATATTTATGCTTTGTGTTACCCATGAACTTTTGAAAGTGGATCACCGCCGGGCAATGGAGGAGGAAGTGACAAGATAATTTCAACGATTTGACAAAGAGCTTCTGGCAGAATATTTAGCCGCACCGCGTGTGAGCCTATTGTGCAGTTAACAGTCAGAACACCTAAAATTGCGGCGAGATAGTTCGGAGGACCTCTTAACGTTCACCCTGTACTAGAAGGATCTCGCAGTCACACAAGTTATAGTTGTTGACCAGCGTTTGTTGAGCTTACTGAAGGTCCAAAGGTTCAATCCCGTTTGGCAAGTGTCTTTCAGAAGTGGTAAAAGCTTACATTTTCCAAAGTTCGTTTAAAAATGTGAAAGGAGGAAAAAGTAATCAGCGTTTGGAAGACATTGTTCCTGTTTAATATATCACAGATATACCTATAACCAGAATTTTTTTGTCTATAAAATCACGTATGCGAGAAAGGTTCCTTGAATCATTCTGATCAATTTTGCTTAGGAGACTGTGGGTCTAAACCCAGTGACAAGCTAGAGTTTTTTAAGgcgaagttgaaaaaattagatTAATCGGTGGCAGGGAAGATATGTGATATATGTAGTTGTCCGTTCTGgccaattccgacaaatgatcaatagattaaatttcattcggatatctTAAACgcttacaaaacaaatttctatAGTCCTTAAAAAACTTCGTCTTAAAATCGCTGGCTCAAAACTACATAGTTTAGgataattttaatgtttctcACATTCGTTTCAGTGTAAGTGTAACGATGTTGGTTCAATCACGTCAAGGTTGATGCCAAATAAAATGTAAGatatttaagcaaaattaaGTGAAGATGCCGTATTGGCGTAAtgccaaaaatgtaaaaa belongs to Bactrocera dorsalis isolate Fly_Bdor chromosome 1, ASM2337382v1, whole genome shotgun sequence and includes:
- the LOC105233535 gene encoding uncharacterized protein LOC105233535, translated to MASATGGRDALECDGNASAMAINMAETGKTNNYMVSSRKNRHDAHSNSEVPSKKLESAKFGHTSGRTAEGLRRQATKYPHGLNISIQTVTTNEHQHSTTSNGNNNNSSSNNNSSLHANSDLNANYGYSRASTLRSSWGGNNNDKRQTKSDLNDSIRRTSNGSGAAATPDNGHRKYRISMISSPENLAELQMRRYKYPLTGNYYLDTQDATSVKQPPPLPVLRTYLQRFGRWKYLRWPIIFLASTLLFFGIITYCIWLHDVSVARERYQRRRQEVSKEAQLADNEAQLINFVANTLDVWQRVDESIATTTSTSAISTTNSNVAITTDHNRQHLQESTILRAISTQARQPPPKQQQLTTFKYVVPSKGVVTGDKKQHSKVGADKDRDETLSETTTYASAEAALIPTNVLHYSGFNGHQNSFGVPIEEGHRILRLFNNGLSPNQPFTPTTKSLAKVSPTIPPLAKSKPTHAMSSGFRTTAQDNGCYSTTLPMCQGVLDYDLTYNSTTKLQLNDQQAFQQLVHSNCSTRALEFICVTLEPECRPSHIGILPPCRRICKAVLEACSIVIANWDALNELFDCNIYPDSNDPHKCEDPTRRRDYCYDNEFACYDRTCIPQQWQCDNIKDCAAGEDEESCLICDHQDEFRCHSNEKCVPESVRCDLKYDCFDGSDEEECDEYGSGDETAVTFDEAALNSFPRIFSYASFLSPNQTNEGLYTYITAATDDENGTKFQVHEITNRTSGISTEEVTNSVPGDGPKGFVNFRDSKEIMMTSDTENKFKYSSAATTSRLATTNRNNNSLISSGNKASFGATTPLQPAASLRIAITTEPANTSADDEDNDGSKRKKPANTCAAHQLRCVSGECITVNQLCDKKIDCPDGADELMCIYKEQRSSTTTTMRSSSTDGPASRSRSVRTQSTTAATTTIRTDKRSLTRTTIKRKVKT